In Bradysia coprophila strain Holo2 unplaced genomic scaffold, BU_Bcop_v1 contig_350, whole genome shotgun sequence, a genomic segment contains:
- the LOC119080375 gene encoding protein KIAA0100 isoform X1: MNALLCLLIIAIVLFVGITWVVPKLIGYVLLRKFKVHIQFGRIGIPFSLKDVKILKNGFSLHIDEICIRSSFFNSEVTKLLSINIRDIRINKDINKKLTSDNIVHLNTITKGDKRVLDFRNKKIPPSIIKFVQFMAVHIHNISLVLMNNNFEPNWLLHATATELHLDGSIVHNTKSLIVTAALNDAQAKMLRQYPVAKNSNDKSKSKPCLAELSFGIALDAVLIASGQPSLEKIHVAMNQTKTIIHGGLYDFIRDAKSAQRDSNKDIVLNDSSEFNSQDFYERISPIIPKNFLFKIESARVSAVKDNSSDDFAAKLKLLMINGNFNSKSITDKYQLPTMYTGLQLQYLEIDTKHEKLLFVEQFTIDSKLEKDIINTYFKLKTFQLIYNHTEIYEWVKRNIFTYDPNSVKPLSLILPSKSIEHFDKNNENVSFVNWVMSRIVIKGCAELWNISMLTKLNDETAAFSVSHLKLILEQFDEKRSNVYSNRLVNAVLNNRHWSIELMIESLWWSLGNATSDTNFLKKIHTRGSPFFMGVSLIKLSSYGNATKLDLSVHTLRTEYSKCLAEFLLKLQECGRQYGIKNKPKVINDRALGEADESNVGGGLLVNAKITDVTTFFFNNYEACMLISLTEVTLARTQQITVLKLNGFQTAILGTTNDQLMSLNDFTDIFGNIKVIRVEYGKHPKMPNVPQFNVYILKDTEAMWNSNVHMHIVTLIRDMQEFRDKFHPKSAGELDFSPAVEKEKIEKVRPIIDVYAEGTTVLGIKISDRHSMQIFLENFYFSFKERIVISTEKIFINIDEMHIFTLKDVDVQSLDSIEVLKAERQNYENFVLPTNKVWITTIGGFKGIFPYDHDFADAIQNEFVSLFKWLKLVHNVQKKPFTKNSPLPRDMIIQVKEFLLELSDDPFEVKLRDNYVLLVDEYHESLKRKQLFDQKIRELCSERLLLPTGTIEELYSNLVKKNSEIYIQRSKKINEAGPTRTRLFSMILMDLQIMAMADPSIHGKDNVTNMMREIDAESPWPEEGLDFVTLWCRAVNVSCSEWKFMLRDFPQPMFSVKQMRLFGNLCGAEQMAPARAKREVSIEVGDPFGVHEIQRSMTSLKFYHDFDCEYDLCSYAFGPCWEPVMAQCNLSFEKISTPSKDPSPAMPFWDKMRLLFHGRLTMIAKQFTVLLHASLDPYNTTEEMELSWHNCGIVWTNAKVMFKGELNVCVRTASRYDDCRLLHFPNLKLTFKLNWICLANPNDHHAVIPCAPDKLPEYSSNQVHDSFRAFRSQNLNIWVSFETKPAPGQQQFEYDLPNLVLYGSTLRWFESLQLILSGVTRPTRRGPVFNNIRPRKKQLSRHYRKAHLQMSLHKFQVLYWMSHALHRGFELNGGRVTFSSEHTLTLHPIDDGLIHRQRADWSTMYMNCEVNNAEIWLKSILNEKLDISSENITNPDSLKIVKFYFLSLAKVSYGREAMIQSNSNEPKQKDAPVHKLVVYDLKGAWTKNNRDVAFALFDSFMKSQKLKNNLSTEALKGFRKEGSLTPLKSRRAETSPPVTNPSSGQILGTGSTSSAITQKQQTSHAANMLQQLIAEADHKFNVYSDDLSTQTREAHLQGLQACQDEDVTQYNWFISLVNSQVLLKGCETSGYVILSAAKAEILQRVHRPVWRDRSLVSKTTWVGFLECMQYYATVSPDENDSLLDENIMWLTLDNIEEKDKDATVINELPDIPHLVGSGHSVGGVVSETVGATGVTGHPGEVHPIQLQRIVSRCKCEFFYVSYGDAIDPSSLTEVPPPPTEETISPWEKQDEPVDAFTLMHHDLDVCTNSLQYAMILDIVNNLMLYVEPQRKQALEKLARMRFQLQFSGEDQKRPIQHLQTQVRSLMSRMRSLEKDIHLIGKARAEEGESEELKRELEEVQKQIKECKDLLTAQSEELDMMLSCYKETQLSAMNKLATIRKDRPITIVRANEICFKHAQWRLTEADGQIGIADLILSNFLYTKKSKNDDSVEHLLELGYIRMNNLIPRENYKEVLCPTEIQKDMPVDHQRVIRVFCREKPPVGGISVKEHFEINVVPITIAITKKFYSTMLKFCFPDRDPSDADVADDMDDTASVSSSSSSKSSKKVTSKLKKGNKDSEFYVRIEKDDVEKMKERAEKNKLFIYIKIPEVPVRVSYKGNKEKNFEDITDFSLVIPTLEYHNVTWTWLDLLLAMKSDSRRVILSQAIKQKLQIHRHKPLTSIGERSSPQEEDKAKMLFGNRQARGTNDKPENKSQRRGVFKFTSNK, from the exons ATGAATGCCCTTCTGTGTTTGTTGATTATTGCCATTGTCTTATTTGTTGGCATTACGTG GGTCGTGCCGAAATTAATCGGATATGTTCTGTTAAGGAAATTTAAGGTGCACATACAATTCGGACGAATCGGAATACCATTCTCGTTGAAAGAtgtgaaaatcttgaaaaatggattttctttg CACATCGATGAGATTTGCATTCGTAGCAGTTTTTTCAATTCCGAAGTAACAAAATTACTATCAATTAACATCCGTGACATCCGTATAAACAaagacataaataaaaaattaacgtCCGACAATATCGTTCACCTAAACACAATTACCAAAGGTGATAAGAGAGTATTGGATTttcgtaataaaaaaattccgcCAAGTATCATCAAATTTGTGCAG tTTATGGCAGTGCATATCCATAACATATCATTAGTGTTGATGAACAATAATTTCGAACCAAATTGGTTGTTACATGCAACTGCAACTGAACTTCATCTGGATGGAAGTATTGTTCATAATACTAAGTCACTGATTGTTACAGCAGCGCTGAACGATGCACAG GCGAAAATGCTGCGACAATATCCAGTCGCAAAAAACAGCAACGACAAATCCAAATCAAAACCATGCCTAGCGGAATTGAGTTTCGGGATTGCATTAGATGCTGTGTTGATTGCCAGTGGCCAGCCATCTCTGGAGAAAATTCATGTAGCAATGAACCAAACCAAAACCATTATACATGGCGGACTGTACGACTTTATTCGCGATGCTAAAAGTGCTCAGCGAGATTCGAATAAGGATATTGTTCTGAACGATTCGTCGGAATTCAATTCACAGGACTTCTACGAACGAATTTCTCCGATCATCCCCAAGAATTTTCtgttcaaaattgaaagtgcTCGAGTGTCGGCAGTTAAGGACAATTCATCGGACGATTTTGCAGCTAAGTTGAAGTTGCTAATG ATaaatgggaattttaattccaaatcTATTACTGACAAATATCAACTGCCAACCATGTACACCGGCCTACAGTTACAATATCTGGAAATTGATACAAAGCATGAAAAATTACTCTTCGTCGAACAGTTCACCATCGACTCAAAG TTGGAGAAAGACATCATCAACACATACTTCAAGCTAAAAACGTTCCAGCTCATTTACAATCATACCGAAATCTACGAATGGgtcaaacgaaacattttcacCTACGACCCGAACAGCGTCAAGCCCCTTTCGCTAATACTACCCAGCAAAAGCATCGAACATTTcgacaaaaacaatgaaaacgtTTCGTTCGTCAACTGGGTTATGTCGCGTATCGTTATCAAAGGATGTGCTGAGCTGTGGAACATCTCAATGTTGACCAAATTGAACGATGAAACAGCCGCGTTCAGTGTCAGCCATTTGAAGTTGATTCTGGAGCAGTTCGATGAGAAACGGAGTAATGTGTACAGCAATCGATTGGTTAATGCCGTCCTAAACAATCGACATTGGAGCATCGAATTGATGATTGAATCGTTGTGGTGGTCGTTGGGCAATGCTACCAGTGACACAAatttcttgaagaaaattcaCACGCGCGGAAGTCCGTTTTTCATGGGAGTGAGTTTGATAAAATTGAGCAGTTACGGCAATGCAACGAAATTGGATTTGTCGGTGCATACGTTACGCACAGAGTATAGTAAATGCCTGGCGGAATTTCTGCTAAAGCTGCAGGAGTGCGGTCGTCAGTATGGAATCAAAAATAAGCCGAAAGTAATTAATGACAGGGCGCTCGGAGAGGCCGACGAAAGTAATGTGGGTGGAGGTCTATTGGTGAATGCAAAAATTACGGACGtgacaacatttttctttaataactATGAGGCTTGTATGCTGATCAGTTTGACGGAAGTGACGTTGGCTCGGACACAGCAAATAACGGTGTTGAAGTTGAATGGATTTCAGACGGCAATTTTGG GCACGACAAATGATCAACTGATGAGCTTGAATGACTTCACCGACATATTCGGAAACATTAAAGTAATCCGAGTAGAATATGGGAAACATCCAAAAATGCCGAACGTTCCACAATTCAATGTGTACATCCTTAAAGACACGGAAGCCATGTGGAACTCTAACGTTCACATGCATATCGTGACGCTGATTCGCGATATGCAGGAATTCCGTGACAAATTTCATCCGAAATCGGCAGGTGAACTCGATTTCAGTCCTGCGGTAGAAAAggagaaaatcgaaaaagttcGGCCAATCATCGACGTGTATGCTGAAGGCACAACCGTCCTTGGCATCAAAATATCCGACCGGCATTCGATGCAGATTTTCCTcgagaatttttatttcagcTTCAAGGAACGGATTGTCATCTCCACCgaaaagattttcattaacATCGACGAAATGCACATATTTACGCTGAAGGATGTGGATGTTCAATCGCTAGATTCGATTGAAGTGCTGAAAGCGGAGCGACAGAACTACGAGAATTTTGTTCTACCAACGAACAAGGTGTGGATAACGACGATTGGCGGATTCAAGGGAATATTTCCGTATGATCACGATTTTGCCGATGCCATCCAAAATGAATTTGTGTCACTGTTTAAGTGGTTGAAACTGGTGCATAATGTGCAGAAGAAACCGTTTACGAAGAATTCACCATTACCTCGAGACATGATAATTCAG GTCAAAGAGTTCCTTCTAGAGTTAAGCGACGATCCGTTCGAAGTTAAATTGCGTGATAATTATGTACTACTTGTCGATGAATACCACGAAAGTCTGAAACGTAAACAGCTGTTCGATCAGAAAATTCGTGAACTATGCTCGGAACGTCTACTATTGCCAACTGGAACCATCGAAGAATTGTACTCCAATTTGGTGAAAAAGAATTCCGAGATCTATATTCAACGGTCCAAGAAAATCAACGAAGCTGGACCGACGAGAACTCGGCTATTTTCAATGATCTTGATGGATTTGCAAATAATGGCAATGGCCGATCCGTCGATACACGGCAAAGATAATGTGACCAATATGATGCGTGAAATAGACGCAGAAAGTCCTTGGCCAGAAGAAGGATTGGATTTCGTGACGTTGTGGTGTCGTGCTGTGAATGTTAGCTGCTCGGAGTGGAAGTTCATGTTGAG GGACTTTCCTCAACCAATGTTTTCCGTCAAGCAAATGCGATTATTTGGCAACTTGTGCGGTGCTGAACAAATGGCTCCGGCTAGAGCTAAGAGAGAGGTTTCGATCGAAGTCGGTGATCCGTTCGGAGTCCATGAAATCCAGAGATCCATGACGTCTCTTAAATTTTACCATGATTTTGACTGTGAATACGACTTGTGTAGTTACGCATTCGGACCGTGTTGGGAACCG GTCATGGCCCAGTGCAACTTaagtttcgagaaaatatCAACACCATCGAAAGACCCCAGTCCTGCCATGCCATTTTGGGATAAAATGCGATTACTATTCCATGGACGACTGACAATGATTGCAAAACAATTTACGGTTTTGTTGCATGCTTCTCTAGATCCGTACAATACGACCGAGGAGATGGAATTGAGTTGGCATAACTGCGGCATCGTTTGGACGAATGCTAAAGTGATGTTCAAGGGAGAATTAAAT gtATGTGTTCGAACAGCATCCAGATATGATGATTGCCGATTGttacattttcccaatttgaaattgactttcaaattgaattggaTTTGCCTGGCCAATCCGAATGACCATCATGCGGTGATACCATGCGCACCCGACAAATTACCAGAGTATTCAAGCAATCAGGTCCACGATTCATTTCGTGCCTTCCGCTCGCAAAATCTCAACATTTGGGTATCGTTTGAAACGAAACCGGCGCCTGGCCAACAGCAATTTGAATATGATTTGCCCAATTTGGTGCTGTATGGTAGTACATTGCGCTGGTTTGAGAGTCTTCAATTAATATTGTCGGGCGTAACGAGACCGACGAGACGAGGACCTGTTTTCAATAATATCCGTCCACGCAAAAAGCAACTCAGTCGACATTATCGGAAGGCTCACTTGCAGATGAGCTTGCACAAATTTCAG GTACTATATTGGATGTCACATGCTCTACATCGAGGATTTGAACTGAATGGAGGCCGTGTTACGTTTAGTTCCGAGCATACTTTGACTTTGCATCCGATCGACGATGGGCTAATACACCGTCAGAGAGCTGATTGGTCCACGATGTACATGAACTGTGAAGTGAACAACGCCGAGATTTGGCTGAAAAGCATTCTGAATGAGAAACTGGATATTAGCTCGGAAAACATAACGAATCCTGACAGTTTGAAAATCGTTAAATTCTACTTCCTGAGTTTGGCCAAAGTATCGTACGGTCGCGAGGCGATGATTCAGTCCAACAGCAACGAGCCGAAGCAAAAAGATGCTCCTGTCCATAAACTGGTTGTGTATGATTTGAAAGGCGCCTGGACAAAAAACAACCGGGACGTAGCATTCGCATTGTTCGATTCTTTCATGAAATctcaaaagttgaaaaataatcTATCCACCGAGGCATTGAAGGGCTTCCGAAAGGAAGGGTCATTGACACCGCTAAAATCACGACGAGCCGAAACTTCACCGCCAGTGACAAATCCATCATCTGGACAAATTCTGGGAACTGGAAGTACTAGCTCGGCGATAACACAGAAACAGCAGACAAGTCATGCCGCTAACATGTTACAACAATTAATCGCTGAAGCGGATCATAAATTCAACGTCTACAGTGACGATTTGTCGACCCAAACGCGTGAGGCTCATTTGCAAGGTTTACAGGCTTGTCAGGACGAAGATGTCACGCAATACAATTGGTTTATATCGCTAGTCAACTCGCAAGTATTACTCAAAGGTTGTGAAACATCCGGATACGTGATCTTAAGTGCAGCAAAGGCAGAAATTTTGCAACGAGTTCACCGGCCGGTGTGGAGAGATCGAAGTCTAGTATCGAAGACTACTTGGGTCGGTTTCTTGGAATGTATGCAGTATTATGCGACGGTGAGTCCTGATGAGAATGATTCGCTGCTGGACGAAAACATTATGTGGCTTACGTTAGATAATATCGAGGAGAAAGATAAAGATGCGACTGTGATAAACGAATTACCCGACATACCACATTTAGTTGGAAGCGGTCATAGTGTAGGTGGCGTGGTTAGCGAAACGGTTGGTGCTACTGGCGTAACTGGTCATCCGGGTGAAGTACATCCCATTCAGTTGCAACGTATCGTGTCGCGATGTAAATGTGAATTTTTCTATGTGAGCTACGGAGATGCCATAGATCCGAGTTCCTTGACCGAGGTGCCACCACCTCCGACGGAAGAGACGATAAGTCCGTGGGAGAAACAAGATGAACCAGTCGATGCGTTTACGTTGATGCATCACGATTTGGATGTGTGTACGAATTCACTGCAGTACGCAATGATCCTGGACATTGTGAACAATTTGATGTTGTATGTTGAACCCCAACGGAAGCAAGCACTGGAAAAATTGGCTCGGATGAGATTTCAGTTGCAATTCAGCGGCGAAGATCAGAAACGACCCATTCAACATTTGCAGACGCAGGTGCGAAGTTTGATGTCTCGAATGCGATCTCTCGAAAAGGACATACATTTGATTGGAAAGGCTAGAGCAGAAGAAGGTGAAAGTGAGGAGCTGAAGCGCGAATTGGAAGAAGTTCAGAAGCAGATTAAAGAATGCAAAGATCTGCTGACGGCGCAAAGTGAAGAATTAGACATGATGTTGTCGTGCTACAAGGAGACTCAGTTGTCAGCTATGAACAAACTGGCAACGATACGCAAAGACCGGCCAATCACTATTGTACGAGCGaacgaaatttgttttaaacacGCTCAGTGGCGACTTACTGAGGCTGACGGTCAAATTGGCATTGCGGATTTGATATTGAGCAATTTCTTGTATacgaaaaaatcaaagaacGACGATTCGGTCGAGCATTTACTGGAACTCGGCTACATTCGAATGAACAATTTGATTCCTCGGGAGAACTACAAAGAAGTTCTGTGTCCAACTGAAATTCAGAAGGATATGCCAGTCGACCATCAACGGGTAATTCGAGTATTTTGCCGGGAAAAACCACCGGTTGGAGGCATATCAGTTAAGgaacatttcgaaataaaCGTTGTGCCGATTACAATTGCGATCACCAAGAAATTCTACAGTACAATGCTGAAATTCTGTTTTCCCGATCGCGATCCATCCGATGCCGATGTAGCTGATGACATGGACGACACAGCATCCGTGAGCAGTTCGTCATCATCAAAGTCATCCAAAAAAGTGACCAGTAAATTGAAGAAAGGGAACAAGGATTCGGAATTCTACGTACGCATCGAAAAAGACGATGtcgagaaaatgaaagaacGAGCCGAGAAGaataaacttttcatttacatCAAAATACCGGAAGTGCCCGTCCGTGTCAGCTACAAAGGAAACAAGGAAAAGAATTTCGAAGACATAACCGATTTTTCGCTTGTCATACCGACGTTAGAATATCACAATGTTACGTGGACGTGGTTGGACTTACTGTTGGCCATGAAATCGGATAGTCGTCGTGTAATATTGTCACAG GCAATTAAGCAAAAGCTTCAAATACATCGTCATAAACCATTGACATCGATTGGTGAAAGATCCTCGCCGCAGGAAGAGGATAaagcaaaaatgttgtttggTAATCGACAGGCT CGTGGAACTAACGATAAG ccGGAAAACAAGAGTCAACGAAGAGGAGTGTTCAAGTttacatcaaataaataa